In Candidatus Rokuibacteriota bacterium, the genomic stretch CACTGGCTGGTCCGTATCGATATCCGGGCTCTGCTCCACCTGGGACTTCGTCAGCTCCGCGTTGATGCGCTTGCCGTCCCAGTCGATGGCACGGAGCGCCATCGGCGAGATCAGCACCTTTCGACCGGGCAGCCAGCCGCCGGTGTCGACGACCAGATGGCGGACCGTGAAGCTCGTGTCGTCGAAGTAGAAGGCGTCGACCCGTCCGATGTCGCCATCGGTCGCGCCGATCGTGAAGCCCTTTAAGTCGTTCATGCTCCTCAGCATCGCTCTTCCCCCTCTGATGGACCGGCGGGTCCCTCGGTACTTCGTTTGGCGGGCATCCAACGTGTCCCGTCGAGGTCCTGGCTACAGGCACACCCTCACTCTAGTCCGCGCCATCCAGCTTCCCTATTGGACCTTGGTCTACCCTAACTGCCCGACGGATCGTCGCAAGCCCGTGGACAGCTATGAGCGCCATCGTATCCTGCTGTGCTCGTAGTAGGCGATGGCGTCGGCACAACGCTCCTGACGGTCGTACTCGATGCCGATATTGGCGAGGGCCGTCGCCTGGGGGACGCGTGACTCCAGCGCCCGCTACCGAATGCGCAGGTCGCGCAACGAGCCCAGGACACCGAACCCCTGCAACAGCCAGATGACGACCACGATGACGACCACGACGTTGAGGATCGTCTTGATCTTCGAATCCATCGGTACGTAGTTGTTGAGGAGCCAGAGCAAAACCCCGACGACCACCAGCGTGATGATGACTCCGATCAAGCTCATGTCCGCTCCTCTCTCATTACTGCACGACGAAGCGTGTGGTCCCGCGTGACGGTCGGTCGCCCATGGCGACGGTCACTCTTACGACTTTCGGGCTCCGACGATGACCAACACCACGCCGCCGGCAAGCGCCAGGGCGCCGACGATCGGGGGCAGGGGAATGCTCTTTTTCTTGTCGACCGAGGCCTTGAGCGGTCCCAGGTCAATGACCTTCTCGCGCGTCGTATACGTGATGCCCTGATAGGCCAGGGCGGGCACGCCGAGAATGATCAGGGCGACACCGACAAGGGTCACGGGTTTCACGGCGCTATTCTCCCTCGCGTGGTCGTGCTTCTCCGGCTGCTGGTGCCGGACGAATCGCCTCCTGCCCGGCCCGGAGAGCCTCGCTCACATGCTCCTTCGTGTCCTGCAAGAAGTCGTCGGCCCGACGCAGGGCATCGCCGCCGCGGTCCAGCACCTTCCCAGCCGTCTCCTCTACCGCCCGAACGCCCTCCGCTGCCGTCGTACGCACCCCGCGCGTCTTGTCCTCCACGTACGCCTCCATCTCCCGTCCCCACAGCCACACGACGGCTGCCCCCATGATCGCTCCCAGGACAAAGGCCCCACTGGTTCGCATCGCGGTCCTCCTCGTTGGCGAGTTCAGACGATCCCGTTGCGACGGCTCGATCTGCCGTCACTTGATCCGCATGTCATTCTTGACGGACTTCACGCCCGCGACGCCGCGGGCGACTTGGACCGCCTTGTCGATGTCCGCCTGAGACCTGACGAAGCCGCTCAACTGGACCACGCCCTTGAACGTTTCGACGTTGATCTCGTTGACCTTCAGGGTGGCGTCGTTGAAGATCGCCGCTTTCACCTTCGTCGTGATCACGGAGTCATCGACGTACTCTCCGGTCCCCTCTTTCGTTGCCGTCGACCCGCACCCCCAGGCCGACGCCAATACGATGGTGAGGATAAGGATTCCGAACCCTCTCAGTGGTCTCATGGCCAGCCCTCCATTCGAATGACGATCAAGGTGAACATCGTTCTCGTCGTAGAGCGCGACCTCGTGCGGCGCCGGCGTCAGTCCCACCGCGCACCTCACCGCGGCGCCGTCAGATGGTTCGGCGGCCGCCAATGAACTGG encodes the following:
- a CDS encoding Thivi_2564 family membrane protein translates to MSLIGVIITLVVVGVLLWLLNNYVPMDSKIKTILNVVVVIVVVIWLLQGFGVLGSLRDLRIR
- a CDS encoding PRC-barrel domain-containing protein → MNDLKGFTIGATDGDIGRVDAFYFDDTSFTVRHLVVDTGGWLPGRKVLISPMALRAIDWDGKRINAELTKSQVEQSPDIDTDQPV
- a CDS encoding BON domain-containing protein produces the protein MRPLRGFGILILTIVLASAWGCGSTATKEGTGEYVDDSVITTKVKAAIFNDATLKVNEINVETFKGVVQLSGFVRSQADIDKAVQVARGVAGVKSVKNDMRIK
- a CDS encoding DUF3185 domain-containing protein — its product is MKPVTLVGVALIILGVPALAYQGITYTTREKVIDLGPLKASVDKKKSIPLPPIVGALALAGGVVLVIVGARKS